In Desulfobacterales bacterium, the genomic stretch AAATTTTCACCGCAGAATACGCAGAGGCAGCAGAGGCCGCAGAGGCCGCAGAATGCTTATAAAATAATACCAAAATACAATTGCAACAAATAGAAAATTATGTTATTAACTTTCGAAAAAAACGAACTAAAAAAAACCATGGAATGGCTTAACTATCACCATTTATACTACTTCTGGTCAGTGGCCCGGGAGGAAAGCATAAGCCGGGCCAGCGAACGGCTCCGCCTGGCGCCTTCCACCATCAGCGCCCAGGTGGCTAAACTCGAAGAGATGCTGGGCGACAAACTCTTCCACCGGGCCGGCCGCGGCCTGAAACTGACCGAGACGGGACAGGTTATCTTCCGCTATGCGGACGAGATCTTCACCCTGGGCCGGGAGATGCTGGACACTGTGCGGGGCCGGCCCGTATCCGGGCCGTTGCGTCTGGTTGTCGGCATCGTGGACGCCCTGCCCAAACTGGTGGTGCGCAAACTCCTGGAGCCGGCCCTGCGGCTGCCCGAACAGATCCGCCTGGTCTGCCATGAAGGCAAAGAGGAACAACTCCTGGCGGAACTGTCCGTGCACAGCCTTGACATCATGCTGACCGACACCCCGGTGAAACCGGGACTGAGTGTCAAGGCGTACAGCCATCTGCTGGGAGAATGCGGGGTGAGTTTTTTTGCGGTCAAACGGATCGGCGCCGGGTTGCGGGAAGGCTTCCCCGGGTCGCTGGACGGCGCGCCGATGTTATTGCCCAGCCCGATGTCAGCCCTGCGCGGTTCCCTGGACCGCTGGTTTGATTCCGTGAATATCAGGCCGATGATCACCGGGGAGTTCGATGACCAGGCCCTGCTCAAGGTGTTCGGCCAGGCCGGGGATGGTGTTTTTGCCGCCCCCTCGATAATAGAAGAGGAGGTGCGGCGGCAGCACAATGTAATGGTTGTCGGACGCGCCGAGGCGGTGAGGGAACAATTTTACGCCATCTCGGTGGAACGGATCATCAAGCATCCGGCAGTGGTTGCCGTACAAAAGGCGGCCTGTTGCTCTATTTTCAACGCTGAACACTGACTGGCATGGCCAGAGCATAATCGGCCGGCCACAACGAACAATGAGAATATCCGCGGACACGGAGCTTCGGCCGGGGCGACTTTCATCTGCGGCACCGGTACTCACCGGCCCCAGCCGGAGTCCTCCCCCAGTTCCCGGCCCAGGTAACGGTCCGGGCCGCAGACCCCGCGGCCCGGACCTGAATCTCCAGGAGGGTAAGGTTTCGGTAAACCCCGTA encodes the following:
- the nhaR gene encoding transcriptional activator NhaR — protein: MEWLNYHHLYYFWSVAREESISRASERLRLAPSTISAQVAKLEEMLGDKLFHRAGRGLKLTETGQVIFRYADEIFTLGREMLDTVRGRPVSGPLRLVVGIVDALPKLVVRKLLEPALRLPEQIRLVCHEGKEEQLLAELSVHSLDIMLTDTPVKPGLSVKAYSHLLGECGVSFFAVKRIGAGLREGFPGSLDGAPMLLPSPMSALRGSLDRWFDSVNIRPMITGEFDDQALLKVFGQAGDGVFAAPSIIEEEVRRQHNVMVVGRAEAVREQFYAISVERIIKHPAVVAVQKAACCSIFNAEH